A window of the Helianthus annuus cultivar XRQ/B chromosome 4, HanXRQr2.0-SUNRISE, whole genome shotgun sequence genome harbors these coding sequences:
- the LOC110933833 gene encoding uncharacterized protein At3g28850: MIGSYDPKSSSSPIFNRSYSIHSTPTDSTKPNPNSSLQRSDSVKNFPDSIKGKVKSLCSIFEARRVPKSKTRTKLKPEKLISSNESSAIRLAGTEDRVVIYFTSLRGIRRTYEDCYAVRMILKFFRVYIDERDVSMDSAYRNELLNISVDHHHTREGCLF; the protein is encoded by the coding sequence ATGATCGGTTCCTATGACCCCAAATCATCATCTTCCCCAATCTTCAACCGATCGTACAGTATTCACTCTACACCCACTGATTCCACAAAACCTAACCCTAATTCTTCACTCCAACGCTCCGATTCCGTCAAGAACTTCCCCGATTCAATCAAAGGCAAAGTCAAGAGCCTATGCAGCATATTCGAAGCTCGTAGGGTACCAAAATCCAAAACGCGAACGAAACTGAAACCAGAAAAGTTAATTTCATCAAACGAATCGTCTGCAATTCGATTAGCTGGAACAGAGGATCGTGTGGTGATCTACTTCACGAGCTTACGTGGAATCCGAAGAACGTACGAAGATTGTTAcgcagtaagaatgattttgaagTTCTTTAGGGTTTATATCGACGAACGAGATGTTTCAATGGACTCTGCGTATAGAAATGAGTTATTAAACATCTCCGTCGACCACCACCACACGAGAGAGGGGTGCTTGTTTTGA